In the genome of Apodemus sylvaticus chromosome 2, mApoSyl1.1, whole genome shotgun sequence, one region contains:
- the Nom1 gene encoding nucleolar MIF4G domain-containing protein 1, which yields MGPIGCGVEHRSMARAKRSGVRRGLGDREGPLKRLRLAVEDFVRATSESEACENRSAVARSRLGGRKSRKELRKEKRHLRKARRLQRTVGSGSGDQKGSVSLNGGPEARRPTEVRPVPAKAAATPAEASAPSANAKASAAQPKAKRAYSKAVATSAKGAPGKPGAAAAAAARKRALLAANEEEDREIRKLERCLGLHKRKKKGDGGSVPLSFARDGLDYILGALECGRSGGLYESSEEEEEEKLETGQTVLESDLESNSEESEEDPDWQVQQEDQEDVNSQRKGEAESGTGGNKRNKKVRFAEVVEKSETSSADDIEHQESHYVESGEKYIPPRLRSEETVDVHKKEELDRLKKHVKGLINRLSEPNMASISGQLEELYMTHSRKHMTDTLTTALMDACVTASAMPSRLMMEHVFLVSILHHTVGIEVGACFLEAVVKKFDDIYRDGGEGKELDNLFTMIAHLYNFHVVQSLLIFDILKKLVGTFTEKDIELILLMLKNVGFALRKDDALSLKELIAEAQAQASGAGSKFQDQNRVRFMLETMLALKNNDMRKIPGYNPEPVEKLKKLQRALVRNAGSGSETQLRISWDGILNAEQTGRWWIVGSAWSGTPMIDNSQHTHLQKPLAGTVSSKMLELARKQRMNTDVRRNIFCTIMTSEDFLDAFEKLLKLGLKEQQEREIVHILMDCCLQEKTYNPFYAFLASKFCDYERRFQMTLQFSIWDKFRDLENLPGTKFSNLVHLLAHLLKTKSLPLSVLKVVEFSELDKPRVHFLRRVLTALLMETEEDDLAVIFSKVSDNPKLGMLREGLKLFIGHFLLKNTQAHQSAEEASLLRERAGLASKSLQGKAILRM from the exons ATGGGGCCCATCGGTTGTGGTGTAGAGCACAGGAGCATGGCTCGGGCAAAGCGTAGCGGCGTCCGTCGCGGCCTGGGCGACAGGGAGGGACCCTTGAAACGCCTGCGGCTGGCCGTGGAAGATTTCGTGCGGGCTACCTCCGAGAGCGAAGCCTGCGAGAACCGCAGCGCTGTGGCGCGCTCCCGGCTCGGCGGCCGAAAGAGCCGCAAAGAGCTTCGTAAGGAGAAGCGACACCTGAGGAAAGCGCGGCGCCTGCAGAGGACAGTAGGGTCCGGGTCAGGGGACCAGAAGGGGAGTGTCAGCCTTAACGGTGGCCCGGAGGCGCGGCGTCCCACCGAGGTGAGACCGGTGCCCGCCAAGGCCGCAGCCACCCCTGCCGAGGCCAGTGCTCCCTCCGCTAACGCCAAGGCCTCGGCGGCCCAGCCTAAGGCCAAGCGTGCCTACTCCAAGGCTGTGGCGACCTCGGCTAAAGGTGCCCCGGGAAAGCCtggtgccgccgccgccgccgccgcccggaaGCGGGCACTTCTGGCGGCCAACGAGGAGGAGGACCGAGAGATCCGAAAGCTGGAACGGTGCCTCGGCCTCCACAAGCGTAAGAAGAAGGGCGATGGTGGCTCGGTGCCGCTCAGCTTCGCGCGCGACGGTCTGGACTACATCCTGGGGGCGCTGGAATGTGGGCGAAGCGGCGGCCTGTACGAAAGCagcgaggaagaggaggaagaaaagttgGAGACTGGACAGACGGTCTTGGAGAGTGACCTAGAGAGCAATTCTGAAGAAAGTGAGGAGGACCCAGACTGGCAAGtgcagcaggaggatcaggaagatGTAAACTCGCAAAggaaaggagaagcagagagtggGACTGGAGGAAATAAACGGAATAAGAAAGTGCGTTTTGCAGAAGTTGTAGAAAAGAGCGAAACGTCTTCAGCAGATGACATAGAACATCAG GAGAGTCACTATGTTGAAAGTGGTGAAAAGTACATCCCTCCTCGGTTGAGGAGTGAGGAGACAGTAGATGTCCACAAGAAAGAAGAGCTAGACAGGCTCAAGAAACATGTTAAAGGCCTAATTAACAG GTTGAGTGAGCCAAACATGGCTTCCATAAGTGGGCAGCTAGAGGAGTTGTACATGACCCACAGCAGGAAGCACATGACCGATACCCTGACCACTGCCCTCATGGATGCCTGTGTCACTGCCTCCGCCATGCCCAGCAGACTGATGATGGAGCATGTCTTCTTAGTCAGCATCCTCCACCACACAGTCGGAATAGAG GTTGGTGCTTGCTTCCTTGAAGCTGTAGTGAAGAAATTTGATGATATCTATAGAGATGGAGGTGAGGGGAAAGAACTGGACAACCTCTTTACCATGATTGCCCATTTGTACAACTTCCACGTGGTACAGTCTCTCCTCATCTTTGACATTTTAAAGAAGCTTGTTGGAACTTTTACGGAAAAAGACATTGAGCTGATCCTGTTGATGCTGAAAAATGTGGGCTTTGCATTGAGAAAAGACGATGCCTTGTCACTTAAAGAACTGATCGCAGAAGCCCAGGCCCAAGCCAGTGGTGCAGGCAGCAAGTTTCAGGACCAGAACAGG GTACGGTTTATGTTGGAAACAATGCTGGCTCTGAAGAACAATGACATGCGTAAAATCCCTGGCTATAATCCTGAGCCTGTGGAGAAACTGAAGAAgttacagagagctctg GTTCGGAATGCTGGGTCAGGTTCTGAGACTCAGCTTCGCATCTCCTGGGATGGCATCTTGAATGCAGAGCAGACTGGTCGCTGGTGGATTGTGGGGTCTGCATGGAGTGGGACCCCAATGATTGACAACAGTCAGCACACACACCTTCAGAAGCCACTTGCAGGCACG GTTAGCTCTAAAATGCTGGAGCTTGCGAGGAAGCAGAGAATGAACACTGATGTCAGGAGGAACATATTCTGCACTATAATGACAAGTGAAGATTTCTTGGATGCCTTTGAAAAGCTGCTGAA GCTTGGGCTGAAGgaacagcaggagagagagatagTTCATATCCTCATGGATTGCTGCCTGCAAGAGAAAACCTACAACCCTTTCTATGCTTTCCTGGCTAGCAAGTTCTGTGACTATGAAAGGAGATTCCAG ATGACTTTGCAGTTCAGCATATGGGACAAATTTCGAGACTTAGAAAATTTGCCAGGAACTAAATTCTCAAATCTGGTTCATCTATTGGCACACTTGTTGAAGACAAAATCACTtccactttctgttctaaag GTAGTTGAATTCAGTGAATTGGATAAACCCAGAGTTCACTTCCTTCGGAGAGTGTTGACTGCGCTGTTgatggaaacagaagaagacGACCTAGCTGTAATTTTTTCAAA